A window of Nicotiana sylvestris chromosome 8, ASM39365v2, whole genome shotgun sequence genomic DNA:
ATTGTCCAAAAATTTTCCAGCATCTCTTAAAGAACAATGAATGAAAGCCATGGGAGAGTGAGGATGTGGAATGGATTTGCCTAAACTTCCATCCTTGATTATAACTTGCTGACACAACTTATTCTCTTGAATCCACAGGCTTTGGAGGGTTATAGAGGAGTTCATGAGCCAGATTTCCGGTGAGTGTTATCATCTTTCACCAAAAGGGTAATCAAGTTGCTTgatgataaattaatttttttaagacTTCAAATAATACTTGTCACATTTGTTGCATGAACATGTAATAGAACTATTTAAAATCTTTAATGTACTGCCTATTTAGGTTGGTACTTGACACTTCATTTTCTTCCATTATTTTTTTGCCTTTTCCTATTGGCCTTTGCCTCATGGTTTTCTTGCAGGGCTGGTGGTTCTTATGATGACGGGAGGTTTCTAGATGATAGATTTTCGAGGGATGGTGTTTACTCACGGGGTGCCTATCACCGTGATATACTGGAAGGAGAGCACTACCCTCATCCGCCACCAGCAGTTGGACATTGGCCTCAAACAAGGAGAAGAAGTTATGAAGAAGAGTATCCTGTGGAGAGAGATTCCAGGAGGCATGAGAAGCTGTATGTTGATTCCAATCATGAAATTTGTGAAGCTGATAAGTATCATGAGATTAACACATTCAGAGATGGTTTATGCAGTTTTGACAACTACCCTGATGCTGGATTTGACAGGCCTGCTAGGTATGGGGGACGCGAGCGTGATGACTACCCCTATGATGATTATGACTACAAACATCGTATGGCGCACCCGAACAGGGAGGATAACCGTGAAAGGGACCATGAGTACAGTAGATATAGTTATGACTCAGACTATGAAAGAGGCAGTGGGAAAGATGGTAATTGGAGACGACGTGAATCCCGTGAGCGTGAACGTGACAAAGAATCGAGTCGTGAGAGGGATCCGAGTCCATATAGAAGACATGAGCATTCCCGCTCACGTTCTCGTGGTCGTGATGATCGCATGAGGTCAAGATCTCCTCGAAGTCGAAGTCATAGTCGCAGTCATAGAGAGGACAGTTATGATGATGGCCGATACGATAGAAGTGAGAGACGAAGAGATCGTGATGATAAAAGATACCATGACAATTATTCTGTGGTATGTTTCATACATTGCATATCCCATTTGCGTTTATGGTAGAAGCGCTCATGGCTTCTGCTATTTAATGTAGGCCCCTTCAGCGACTGTTGTTGTCAAAGGCCTTTCACAGAAAACGACCGAAGAAGATTTGTATCAGATCCTTGTACTCTCTCTGTCAATCTCTTCTTCTCACTCAACTCTCTATGTGCTACTTGTCGCCCACTCAGTTTTGCTGTATTTGTGCTCATCAAATTTCTTTCCTTTTGTATGCTTTTTTTTTAAAGGCTGAGTGGGGGCCCCTACGCCATGTTCGTGTGATCAAAGAACGAAATTCTGGCGTTTCTCGCGGATTTGCCTTTATTGATTTCCCTTCTGTGGTATGACCAATAAAATTATATGCAAATGTCATATTTTCCATTTCATTCTAGCACAGAATTGAGCTTAGTGCTGTGAAATAGGGTGCGGCGCAAGCAATGATGGATAAACTTGGGGATGAGGGTCTAGTTGTGGATGGTAGGAAGCTTTTCTTCGAGTACAGGTAAATATTATTTTGTTGCATATGAGAGTACTGATTTTGTTATCTTTATTATCACTGCCAGTTCATACTTTGCAAGATTGTCTAGTGAAGCCAAGGGTATAATGCACCAAGTGTTTACTTTCTCTTGCACATTTAGGGTTTAGTTTCTGTTTGGGCTCAAATTTGGAGCACCCTTTTTGAGTAAATTTATTCAAGCTTTCTTGAACCATCAGTTCTTTGTGCTTTGTCATTGCAACTGCGGCACTCCCTTTCATGGTATATCAAAAGTCATCATCCCTTTTATTCTTTTTCCTTGAATTTTGATGCTGCCTGCAAATTAGGGAAGGGAGGGGAGTAAAAGAGAACAGGAAGTGTGCTCTTCCttcaaaaagaggaaaatataCCCACTAGGCCCCCAATCAGGACAGTAATTAATATTTCTTCAACTTCCGGttattttcatcttttatttctgCAATTTTCAGACAAGCTGCAATGTCCATTTTCTTAGTAGTAGAGGTACCATGTTTTTCAGCAGTTTTAGAAATTACTCTTGGCGTTTCTGAATATTATGTTCTGGTACCGCTGCAAAGTTTGAATTAACAGACCTCTAATTTGTTGTTTGGCAGTAGCAAGCCAACTGGAGGACCCGGTGGGCCTGGTAGTCTAGACAGTGCTTCAAGATCTAACCATGGTAACCACCGGAGTATCACTGTTCCATCTGATTGGATGTGCACCATCTGTGGATGTGTGAATTTTGCACGGCGGACATCTTGTTTTCAGGTTCTTATTTTTAATCTTATTCTTATAGTACTCTTATAACTCTACCTTGCTAGTTGACAATCTCTGTTAATAAAGGGATTTCATTACCTTAGAGTTCTATTGTAAGAGGAAGAAGATAATTTATTATGAAACTTGTAAATTGCTTCGACTTTGATCGAAGCCACCCATTATCCAACATACATGCACACACACATGATTTTTATCATCTTTCCTAGATggtaattttatatattttcacTGTTCGTGttcaattttgttttttttgctTTAAAAAACAATATTTGCACATGTTTGTTGGGAAAAATCGGCGCATTCTCACAGCCCCTGCTCTTTTGTGTATATACAACTTATATGAAATGTAGATTTCTGCCATTTTTTATTGATTGAAGACTGAACTACATTTGCTATCAATGTTGATCTAATTAAAAGATGCAAATATGTCTTGTATGCAATGGTTTGTGAACAGAGAGTTGGAGTTAAGGATGCTGCTGTTTGTGTTCAAAATAGTAACATTGGGTAGTCTTGTTTTTTTTATACTTTACACCGATCAGATATTTTCTTTATCTGCAGTCTGACAAATGTCTTGGCTGAGTTGTTCATAGATGCATAAAGTTATTATCATGATATAGCTCCAGCGCACAAGTTTTTTCTTGGTATCATCCTATGATAGCTATGGTGATCCTGTTTTCTCCTCTTTGAAACAGTGTAATGAGCCACGGACAGATGATGCTCCTCCAGCAGACATGGCATCATCCAACTCTAGCTCTCTGGGGAGGAGAGGCGAAGCAGGTTACTAATATATGATATGTTCAGCTCATATCTAGGTTCTTGTTTGGAACTTCCAAGTATGGAATAGATTGAATCCAACCGATTTTAAAGGCAATTTATATCCAGTATAATCTAATGCACGTTCGGTCCTTGTTTTTTAAAACGTAAAGGTTATTTGGGATTTCACGTAATCTTGGTTTGGCATGTTATTACTTATATTTATATGgaggaaagagagaaaatggGAAGAGAAATAGGTATAAAGGTGGTAATTACTTTTGGGTAAGGAAAATTAAAAGATGTGGTCACAGCACTCCAGACTTTTAGGCCGTATTCTTTGGACCAAATCCAGCTTAAGGCCATCTCAGGAGTTCAGGTTCTTGCCAAACTAGGATTCTTAGAAAAGAACAGGTGTTGCTTTCCCACTAAATCCTGATTAAGAGGGTCTCCAATTCCCCAAACGGCCACTTAATTAGCATAGTTGGATTGATCTTAATTTGATACTTTATCAGGTCCCACACATGTCTTAGTTGTCCCACACATCTCAGTAGTTCAGGTTCTTGCCAAACTAGGATTCTTAGAAAAGAACAGGTGTTGCCTTCCCACTAAATCCTGATTAAGAGGGTCTCCAATTCCCCAAACGGGCACTTAATTAGCATAGTTGGATTGATCTTAATTTGATACTTTATCAGGTCCCACACATGTCTTAGTTGTCCGTGGATTAGATGAAAATGCAGATGAGGAGATGCTTCGTTATGAATTTTCCAAACACGCTCCTATTAAGGTGAATTATTTTTTCTTGACATTGTTGCCCTTCTTTTGTGTTTCCTGGCTCCTATCTAGTTGTCTAACAACTTAATATGTGCAGGATCTTCGTCTTGTCAGAGACAAGTTCACTCACGTCTCGAGGGGATTTGCATTTGTGCACTTCTATTCTGTACGTTTAGTTTTGGTTGTTATtgaagtgattgaatattcatatATGGCACGGAGCATCAATAGGAGTACACATCCTTATTTTTGGTTGGCCATGGGAAAATTTATATGATATTTTCATTTTGAGAAGTTTGTGTAAAACATTCTTTTTGTAGATTATATTGGTGATTAGGAACATGAATATCAATATGTTTTTCCTTCTGTTTTTTGTGGATGAGTAAGGGTTTCATTCACAAAAGGGAAAAACATACAAGGTGGTTCATGTTCTCTTCATATAGTATTTTACCATTGTCATGTATAATATTTCCATTTTCTGCATTGCTTAGAGGCTTGTTCCCTGTAAGGATTCTAGTCTTTATTTGTCAACGAGCAAATTGGATGAAGTCTGTAGTAGGAACTTGATCTTTTTCTGAAGTTATCTTAATTGTGCTATTTTCGTATATCTCAGGTGGAGGAAGCTACTAAAGCTCTTGAAGCAACAAACGGTACAACATTGGAGAAGAATGGGCAGATTCTTAGAGTTGCATATGCAAAAAGTATCCTTGGACCAGGATCAAATGCTTCTCAGACTAGTAGCCTTGCAGCTGCTGCTATTGAAGCAGCAACTTTTGCTCAACAGGTTCTCCTACTCTTTACCTTGGTTATAGCTCTGTTCATTTTTTTTGTTACGCTGGGGAAATTTGCTGCCTACAGATACCTTTGTTAGAGAGAGATGATCTTGAACAAGTAATTTTAGTCTGAATGGGTGAATTCCTTCCATTCATATCTGCTTAGTAGCTTTTCTAAATTGCTGCAAGTTGATTAAATACATCTCATGCAGTTGGTCAGAGTGTATCAATCGAATAACTTAAGATATGTCATCCATTTCTCAAATATTGAAACATTATTCATCCTTTTCTCAAATGTATTGAAGACTTCCGATGTTGTATTTCCTTTTTGGTACTTTCTGCAGATTAGTAGAATCACTGCGCTTTTACTAATCATTTTTATTAATTTCTCTTAATTAAGCTGACTCTGCGCTGtacttctctttctctttttttttttggggggggggggggctattTGTTTGGAATATATGGGAGTAAAAAGCTAACTATTGTTGTTTTTATCCATATGCAACGGTTTCATTTCATAATTCTGTTCTGTTTTGCGGCAGGGTTGGGGGGTGAGATGGGGAGACTATTGCTGCAAAGAATGAGCTTTGAGTGTCACCAAGTGATAGCTTAGGCATTGTGTAGTTTGTAGCTTTCTTTTACGTTGGTTGGATAGACATCTGTTCATCTTTCAATAGAAGACTCTAAAATGTTGATTCGTCATTTGATGCATGTTAGCACACTATAATCATCCAATAGAATTAGGTCAAGTTACACTTGTCTAATTATACCTCCTCCATGCTTTTAGTATGATGCTGTTGGATGGGCACCAAAAGAATATAATCCTGATGATAAACTGTCAACTGGTGGACAAGAGCGCAGTGGAGAAGTTGCTGGTCAGAATTCTGCTCCACAATCTGGATTTGTCTGGGATGAAGCTTCTGGCTATTATTATGATGCTGCTTCTGGTTTTTATTATGATGGGAATACAGGTTTGTTTCCAGTTTATGTTAAACCACTGTTCGCTTCGTGTCATATATGAACCAAGTCTGGTTAAGCACATATTATTAGCTGATGCTTTTTAACTAAGTACATGAAATAGTGGACACTTTGTCTGCTCACGTCTTGTGCCTTTTGGGTGCCATGGGGTTGTATGGCAGTCTAAGTGAGACTGCAGAGGTCCATTTAGTAGATAATGTTGCAGATCTCAATGTCCTTCAAGTTGACCCCGGAATGTGAGAAGCTAGTGCAATTTTGGTGCCCGTTTCTTCTCGTGAAGACTTGGCTGGATAGagatttttattttactttataaACAATTAGAGATTATAGTCCAGTACATCTACATTTGGTCTATAAAGTGCTGGGAACTGTGATGGCATTCGGGTCCCTTGCTCGTAAGCTGCTAAGTGTGAAAGGTCACCCATCTGAAAATTCTTCACATGTAGGGAGAAATGGTTCCACATtatttcttttgcttttgtaTGAGAATCTATACTATGATCAGGGGGAATTTTTATTTTGTGTGTgtgggcggggggggggggggtgaatgACAATGATTTAACTGAGTTGTGCACCTGCTGTCTTATTTTCTCAGTCCAATAATCTACCAATTCCACTTATGTTTGGCCATAAAtatcatttattattttgtaaataCTGAACTGAACTTTAGTATTTCAAATAGGGGTGAAGTGTTGAAAGACTTGTTTGAGGGGCATTTCAAGTGAAAATTGTTTTTACTCACCAATCTTCAACTTCATTTTTTCAGGTGAAATTAATGTCCAAACACATTTAACTTTCAAATACTCTTTTTAACTTCAACTTCAagtgctctttttttttttttttccctcCAACTTCAACCAAATATTGTCCAATTGCCTATTTTAAGGGTGTGCTAGGTTTCATTCTTTCAGGAGGTTTGTGTTTCATCTGGCAGTCTTGTTTGAGCCTATTTTTTATGTGATTATTGCTGCTATTGTATTAATAATACTTGGGAAAAAACTATCTTTCTATTTCTGTTTCATCTTGTAGTGATTCTCTCTTTTCTCAAGTTTGAGTATGTGTTGGGAGCTGGGTTATGAAAAGGTCTTGGTAAACCCTAGGACGTAATTACGGGTGTAGGTAAAATGTGACACCATCGCAATTATTGTTGCTTTTGCAGGTTTGTATTATGACGGTAACAATGGGATCTGGTATACTTACGACCAGAAAACTCAGCAATATGTACCATGTACCAATCACAATGACACCAAAGCAGCAGAGGGA
This region includes:
- the LOC104249568 gene encoding SUPPRESSOR OF ABI3-5 isoform X2; the encoded protein is MDPGRYGLHHGWENNSALEGYRGVHEPDFRAGGSYDDGRFLDDRFSRDGVYSRGAYHRDILEGEHYPHPPPAVGHWPQTRRRSYEEEYPVERDSRRHEKLFDNYPDAGFDRPARYGGRERDDYPYDDYDYKHRMAHPNREDNRERDHEYSRYSYDSDYERGSGKDGNWRRRESRERERDKESSRERDPSPYRRHEHSRSRSRGRDDRMRSRSPRSRSHSRSHREDSYDDGRYDRSERRRDRDDKRYHDNYSVAPSATVVVKGLSQKTTEEDLYQILAEWGPLRHVRVIKERNSGVSRGFAFIDFPSVGAAQAMMDKLGDEGLVVDGRKLFFEYSKPTGGPGGPGSLDSASRSNHGNHRSITVPSDWMCTICGCVNFARRTSCFQCNEPRTDDAPPADMASSNSSSLGRRGEAGPTHVLVVRGLDENADEEMLRYEFSKHAPIKDLRLVRDKFTHVSRGFAFVHFYSVEEATKALEATNGTTLEKNGQILRVAYAKSILGPGSNASQTSSLAAAAIEAATFAQQYDAVGWAPKEYNPDDKLSTGGQERSGEVAGQNSAPQSGFVWDEASGYYYDAASGFYYDGNTGLYYDGNNGIWYTYDQKTQQYVPCTNHNDTKAAEGQTETTKSSDGSNTKKVVISAPAIVVAGEKASSLPDAIQAAASAAIAAEKKEKEKAKEIKLASKSSILANKKKMNNVLSMWKQRSHEGQAPRVALEDNQTVGEDRSNSVGPAAKTKLKAEPLTARENATASPGLAGNSTFQSVSFESPDKPRSVTNSSGGTLKGVIRGSGLGVVKSDTLYTGSSGSSSTSHTMPPSTAPSLTNADASAAPFRTDASALGSYMPPVPAGGGKRRFSEMPSQPPSTKEQSQTTTAYRDRAAERRSLYGSSSAFGDDASDLGDSNRDSTSRRGVFDPTPFPPGVGGGRSAEANSQSFEVISADRAIDESNVGNRMLRNMGWQEGLGLGKDGSGMVEPVQAQASERRAGLGIHQPKKVDPNLEVQAGDSYKTLIQKKAIARFREMS
- the LOC104249568 gene encoding SUPPRESSOR OF ABI3-5 isoform X1 gives rise to the protein MDPGRYGLHHGWENNSALEGYRGVHEPDFRAGGSYDDGRFLDDRFSRDGVYSRGAYHRDILEGEHYPHPPPAVGHWPQTRRRSYEEEYPVERDSRRHEKLFDNYPDAGFDRPARYGGRERDDYPYDDYDYKHRMAHPNREDNRERDHEYSRYSYDSDYERGSGKDGNWRRRESRERERDKESSRERDPSPYRRHEHSRSRSRGRDDRMRSRSPRSRSHSRSHREDSYDDGRYDRSERRRDRDDKRYHDNYSVAPSATVVVKGLSQKTTEEDLYQILAEWGPLRHVRVIKERNSGVSRGFAFIDFPSVGAAQAMMDKLGDEGLVVDGRKLFFEYSSKPTGGPGGPGSLDSASRSNHGNHRSITVPSDWMCTICGCVNFARRTSCFQCNEPRTDDAPPADMASSNSSSLGRRGEAGPTHVLVVRGLDENADEEMLRYEFSKHAPIKDLRLVRDKFTHVSRGFAFVHFYSVEEATKALEATNGTTLEKNGQILRVAYAKSILGPGSNASQTSSLAAAAIEAATFAQQYDAVGWAPKEYNPDDKLSTGGQERSGEVAGQNSAPQSGFVWDEASGYYYDAASGFYYDGNTGLYYDGNNGIWYTYDQKTQQYVPCTNHNDTKAAEGQTETTKSSDGSNTKKVVISAPAIVVAGEKASSLPDAIQAAASAAIAAEKKEKEKAKEIKLASKSSILANKKKMNNVLSMWKQRSHEGQAPRVALEDNQTVGEDRSNSVGPAAKTKLKAEPLTARENATASPGLAGNSTFQSVSFESPDKPRSVTNSSGGTLKGVIRGSGLGVVKSDTLYTGSSGSSSTSHTMPPSTAPSLTNADASAAPFRTDASALGSYMPPVPAGGGKRRFSEMPSQPPSTKEQSQTTTAYRDRAAERRSLYGSSSAFGDDASDLGDSNRDSTSRRGVFDPTPFPPGVGGGRSAEANSQSFEVISADRAIDESNVGNRMLRNMGWQEGLGLGKDGSGMVEPVQAQASERRAGLGIHQPKKVDPNLEVQAGDSYKTLIQKKAIARFREMS
- the LOC104249568 gene encoding SUPPRESSOR OF ABI3-5 isoform X4 translates to MDPGRYGLHHGWENNSALEGYRGVHEPDFRAGGSYDDGRFLDDRFSRDGVYSRGAYHRDILEGEHYPHPPPAVGHWPQTRRRSYEEEYPVERDSRRHEKLFDNYPDAGFDRPARYGGRERDDYPYDDYDYKHRMAHPNREDNRERDHEYSRYSYDSDYERGSGKDGNWRRRESRERERDKESSRERDPSPYRRHEHSRSRSRGRDDRMRSRSPRSRSHSRSHREDSYDDGRYDRSERRRDRDDKRYHDNYSVAPSATVVVKGLSQKTTEEDLYQILAEWGPLRHVRVIKERNSGVSRGFAFIDFPSVGAAQAMMDKLGDEGLVVDGRKLFFEYSSKPTGGPGGPGSLDSASRSNHGNHRSITVPSDWMCTICGCVNFARRTSCFQCNEPRTDDAPPADMASSNSSSLGRRGEAGPTHVLVVRGLDENADEEMLRYEFSKHAPIKDLRLVRDKFTHVSRGFAFVHFYSVEEATKALEATNGTTLEKNGQILRVAYAKSILGPGSNASQTSSLAAAAIEAATFAQQYDAVGWAPKEYNPDDKLSTGGQERSGEVAGQNSAPQSGFVWDEASGYYYDAASGFYYDGNTGLYYDGNNGIWYTYDQKTQQYVPCTNHNDTKAAEGQTETTKSSDGSNTKKVVISAPAIVVAGEKASSLPDAIQAAASAAIAAEKKEKEKAKEIKLASKSSILANKKKMNNVLSMWKQRSHEGQAPRVALEDNQTVGEDRSNSVGPAAKTKLKAEPLTARENATASPGLAGNSTFQSVSFESPDKPRSVTNSSGGTLKGVIRGSGLGVVKSDTLYTGSSGSSSTSHTMPPSTAPSLTNADASAAPFRTDASALGSYMPPVPAGGGKRRFSEMPSQPPSTKEQSQTTTAYRDRAAERRSLYGSSSAFGDDASDLGDSSPDLA
- the LOC104249568 gene encoding SUPPRESSOR OF ABI3-5 isoform X3, whose amino-acid sequence is MDPGRYGLHHGWENNSALEGYRGVHEPDFRAGGSYDDGRFLDDRFSRDGVYSRGAYHRDILEGEHYPHPPPAVGHWPQTRRRSYEEEYPVERDSRRHEKLPARYGGRERDDYPYDDYDYKHRMAHPNREDNRERDHEYSRYSYDSDYERGSGKDGNWRRRESRERERDKESSRERDPSPYRRHEHSRSRSRGRDDRMRSRSPRSRSHSRSHREDSYDDGRYDRSERRRDRDDKRYHDNYSVAPSATVVVKGLSQKTTEEDLYQILAEWGPLRHVRVIKERNSGVSRGFAFIDFPSVGAAQAMMDKLGDEGLVVDGRKLFFEYSSKPTGGPGGPGSLDSASRSNHGNHRSITVPSDWMCTICGCVNFARRTSCFQCNEPRTDDAPPADMASSNSSSLGRRGEAGPTHVLVVRGLDENADEEMLRYEFSKHAPIKDLRLVRDKFTHVSRGFAFVHFYSVEEATKALEATNGTTLEKNGQILRVAYAKSILGPGSNASQTSSLAAAAIEAATFAQQYDAVGWAPKEYNPDDKLSTGGQERSGEVAGQNSAPQSGFVWDEASGYYYDAASGFYYDGNTGLYYDGNNGIWYTYDQKTQQYVPCTNHNDTKAAEGQTETTKSSDGSNTKKVVISAPAIVVAGEKASSLPDAIQAAASAAIAAEKKEKEKAKEIKLASKSSILANKKKMNNVLSMWKQRSHEGQAPRVALEDNQTVGEDRSNSVGPAAKTKLKAEPLTARENATASPGLAGNSTFQSVSFESPDKPRSVTNSSGGTLKGVIRGSGLGVVKSDTLYTGSSGSSSTSHTMPPSTAPSLTNADASAAPFRTDASALGSYMPPVPAGGGKRRFSEMPSQPPSTKEQSQTTTAYRDRAAERRSLYGSSSAFGDDASDLGDSNRDSTSRRGVFDPTPFPPGVGGGRSAEANSQSFEVISADRAIDESNVGNRMLRNMGWQEGLGLGKDGSGMVEPVQAQASERRAGLGIHQPKKVDPNLEVQAGDSYKTLIQKKAIARFREMS